One Argiope bruennichi chromosome 5, qqArgBrue1.1, whole genome shotgun sequence DNA segment encodes these proteins:
- the LOC129968354 gene encoding probable serine/threonine-protein kinase clkA: MAFNNFSSNWVYNFPSQGRSFIPRSYPNDDVTSFGQYPYSCRTDHGQGQTNNSFSNGFGQRPYGQTNNSFSNGFGQRQTNNSFSNGFGQRPYGQTSNSFSNGYGQRPYGQTNNSFSNGYGQRPYGQTNNSFSNGFGQRQTNNSFSNGFGQRQTNNSFSNGFGQPPYGQTNNSFSNGFGQPPYGQANNSFSNGFGQPPYGQTNTFFPNGFGQANNSFYDWYPYWQANPSFNEWYGQTNNSFSNAFGQANNEPTFFGDLIGQQESNAFRDLKEIEYELTRSFAVEPTVFDDESPGIDLYFPAGGVGAVVQPGEQIKINTHVIFKLPKGTVGIIMDKSSVVTRKQLKVEAGLIDTGYRGEIVVVLRNMSRDVVEISPGEAIAQMLLQETCKSKLTKVIKVDANTHRGTRGFGERQRVDRRDHCKIL; encoded by the coding sequence ATGGCTTTCAACAATTTCAGTTCCAACTGGGTTTACAACTTCCCATCTCAAGGAAGGTCTTTTATTCCAAGATCATATCCCAATGATGATGTAACTTCTTTTGGACAATATCCCTATTCTTGCAGGACGGATCATGGACAAGGACAAACcaataattctttttccaatGGGTTTGGACAACGTCCTTATGGACAAACcaataattctttttccaatGGGTTTGGACAACGACAAACCAATAATTCTTTCTCCAATGGGTTTGGACAACGTCCTTATGGACAAACGAGCAATTCTTTCTCCAATGGGTATGGACAACGCCCTTATGGACAaaccaataattctttttcaaatgggTATGGACAACGCCCTTATGGACAaaccaataattctttttcaaatgggTTTGGACAACGACAAACCAATAATTCTTTCTCAAATGGGTTTGGACAACGACAAACCAATAATTCTTTCTCCAATGGGTTTGGACAACCTCCTTATGGACAaaccaataattctttttctaatggGTTTGGACAACCTCCTTATGGACAAGCAAATAATTCTTTCTCCAATGGGTTTGGACAACCTCCTTATGGACagacaaatactttttttcccaATGGGTTTGGACAAGCCAATAATTCTTTTTACGATTGGTATCCTTACTGGCAAGCCAATCCTTCTTTTAACGAATGGTATGGACAAACCAATAACTCTTTTTCCAATGCGTTTGGACAAGCCAATAACGAACCAACTTTTTTTGGTGATTTGATTGGACAACAAGAGTCAAATGCTTTTAGAGatctaaaagaaattgaatacgAATTGACTCGATCGTTTGCTGTCGAACCGACTGTCTTTGACGACGAATCACCCGGGATTGATTTGTATTTTCCTGCAGGAGGAGTGGGGGCCGTCGTTCAGCCAGGagaacaaatcaaaattaatacacACGTCATTTTCAAATTACCTAAAGGAACGGTTGGCATCATTATGGACAAGTCATCGGTGGTGACACGTAAACAATTAAAAGTCGAAGCGGGATTGATTGATACTGGCTATCGCGGTGAAATTGTGGTTGTATTGCGCAACATGTCACGAGATGTTGTTGAAATTTCACCCGGTGAAGCCATTGCTCAAATGTTGCTGCAAGAGACGTGCAAAAGTAAGTTGACCAAAGTCATCAAGGTTGATGCCAACACGCATCGGGGAACGCGAGGTTTTGGTGAAAGGCAAAGAGTGGACCGTCGTgaccattgtaaaattttataa